One Pyrenophora tritici-repentis strain M4 chromosome 5, whole genome shotgun sequence DNA window includes the following coding sequences:
- a CDS encoding PRE1, 20S proteasome produces MADRYSFSLTTFSPSGKLVQIEYALNAVNQGVTSLGIKATNGIVLATEKKSSSPLIDSQSSSKISLITPNIGMVYSGMGPDYRVLVDKARKVSHTGYKRVYNEYPPTRILVQDVARVMQEATQSGGVRPYGVSLLIAGWDDGIEPEAEGKSEEQTSEEKKKVSDKTGGILKGGPSLYQVDPSGSYFPWKATAIGKSATSAKTFLEKRYTDGLELEDAIHIALLTLKETIEGEMNGETVEIGIVGPPEERLLGVEGVEGAVGPRFRKLSPSEVEDYLTNL; encoded by the exons ATGGCGGACAGATATTCCTTCTCCCTCACCACCTTCTCCCCCAG CGGAAAGTTGGTGCAGATAG AGTATGCCTTGAATGCCGTCAACCAGGGTGTGACTTCATTGGGTATCAAGG CCACCAATGGCATTGTGCTCGCGACCGAGAAGAAATCATCATCGCCGCTCATTGACTCGCAATCGTCATCCAAGATCAGTCTCATAACCCCCAACATCGGCATGGTCTACTCGGGCATGGGCCCCGACTACCGTGTACTCGTCGACAAGGCCCGCAAGGTCTCACATACCGGCTACAAGCGCGTCTACAACGAATACCCGCCCACGAGGATATTAGTCCAAGACGTGGCGCGAGTGATGCAGGAGGCTACACAGTCAGGTGGTGTGCGGCCGTACGGCGTTAGTCTACTGATTGCAGGATGGGACGATGGTATCGAGCCCGAAGCTGAAGGCAAGAGCGAAGAGCAGACAAgcgaggagaagaagaaggtcaGCGACAAGACTGGTGGCATTCTCAAGGGTGGGCCTAGCCTCTACCAGGTCGACCCCAGCGGTAGCTACTTCCCATGGAAAGCGACGGCGATAGGAAAGAGTGCGACGAGCGCCAAAACCTTTCTGGAGAAGCGATACACGGATGGTCTAGAGCTCGAGGACGCAATCCACATTGCTCTTCTCACTCTCAAGGAAACCATAGAAGGAGAGATGAACGGCGAGACTGTCGAGATCGGCATCGTGGGGCCACCAGAGGAGCGGCTCCTTGGAGTCGAGGGCGTTGAAGGTGCCGTGGGACCTCGGTTCAGGAAGTTGAGCCCGTCCGAGGTAGAGGATTACCTTACAAACTTGTAG
- a CDS encoding RING finger domain containing protein, which translates to MSSSSGHQPMPGWYWPDDVPKNEPSHATSSSTASASQPNPSSASGAGEKQSRKRTHWPPRQCRICLETVQPTFNAPSQNLPGFLQSSNVVYEDESGRLIRPCMCKAAQIGLTALILISVIFVLGFVADPIINLYLDPWSFLSPWSGVSGSDYAYYYEDESSTWYEHFAKGFASMGVLGFLKVLLASPLSYFRIGSGGRGRTTGRDRYEQVSWIIILIGVGTFLAAIYKGVRVWSRRTLERAGERVMDVQGDNDDEDE; encoded by the exons ATGTCTTCTTCGTCAGGCCATCAGCCTATGCCAGGATGGTACTGGCCAGATGATGTGCCAAAGAATGAACCTTCGCATGCGACGTCTTCGTCTACGGCATCGGCATCGCAGCCAAACCCGTCAAGTGCATCAGGCGCAGGCGAGAAGCAATCGCGAAAGCGCACCCATTGGCCACCGAGACAGTGTAGGATCTGTCTCGAGACGGTCCAGCCTACCTTCAACGCCCCCTCGCAAAACCTTCCTGGCTTCTTGCAGTCATCTAATGTGGTTTACGAAGACGAAAGTGGCCGTTTGATCCGACCTTGCATGTGCAAAG CTGCTCAAATTGGCTTAACAGCCCTAATATTGATTTCCGTCATCTTCGTACTCGGATTTGTTGCCGATCCCATCATCAACTTATACCTTGACCCGTGGAGTTTTCTCTCCCCCTGGTCTGGCGTGTCGGGTTCCGACTACGCTTACTACTACGAGGACGAGTCGTCTACTTGGTATGAGCATTTTGCAAAAGGCTTCGCTAGTATGGGCGTGCTTGGTTTCCTGAAAGTGCTTTTAGCAAGTCCATTATCGTATTTTAGGATTGGAAGTGGTGGCCGAGGTCGAACCACGGGTCGAGATCGGTACGAACAGGTCAGCTGGATCATCATCCTAATTGGAGTGGGCACGTTTCTAGCG GCAATCTACAAAGGTGTCCGTGTCTGGAGTCGTCGAACGCTTGAGAGGGCGGGCGAGCGCGTCATGGATGTACAAGGCGACAATGATGACGAAGACGAATAG
- a CDS encoding GAS2 domain containing protein translates to MDVMDTFTSPMRMIPSLTPRRVPSPVMSPGGRRGRAYGNLEDSRPRDLSPETTLRAFTETPMPFDTTRDQYKILACIETLTVAERDLGARVAKAAQRLKTWCAEIEQWGWSGTFEQPSEVSREKRRKSIELHIREHVADPNPDNVLPPLDYWGSLLSVEVEQHEARLDDIEDEMLKLDVEELKEHVLDMHPTARSRPTSAGYEATRQHYRIMDDFSFLITQTLLCALPHHALLKDRLSTWTARVSILREAPKYIAELDTAQRAMQSGWDAIEPPSDTSDEAFAQWKEAVDTISVVLHQRVSDLGRRLDRMLDTLEGREDCLPDTWIDTFETTEADYGRWTHESRRRVIDFDLRRRAESSNRPDMLKTRIDSAGSTDNASLPETGPESLDFPDAGQDTLPLINDTSTTEVELPHGTGLSAASATILSHHPEPITYVAPEQISRESELLSEDDSEFDEGDTIVHHDLDQSPQRTAIQSASESFLSDETENPSPIRPKTLSLSDNPTITADDCHHGASMEPPQTPRSWRGSLGSLSTDISPDSSPRSAVEESPSVRNATNRTMRAPRPELNAAMAKRRPMTSSAIPDDTSSAPWPPSRFAQKAISSAEELERKISDILTTIPAHIRLTSGPGPDAPEVKSTRNFMAKGRPGFLRAARSVSGLKSPELTLSPARNEFETMNGPSGRRSAAAARGDNDIKLYHLTQPGKELPIKLFIRRVGENGERVMVRVGGGWSDLGEYLRQYAEHHGRRTASEGKFEVVGLEVKNPDGSPSRSESGMGKRERRISSGYPLNSPVTTPVKSAVGRGILGDEAPPPMPNFATYSPGGPEDPNQPSTASSHNSWQGREVGLAGPKAKKLDLSGEKLEWIEGMMKQARTVSSNVIHTTHPAFLRDERIDSRSDSRPASRPGSRTGPGVAKKAEFGDLGKVGGTKRVFMKGSNHSFGDC, encoded by the coding sequence atgGACGTCATGGACACTTTCACGTCGCCTATGCGCATGATACCTTCATTAACCCCCCGTCGCGTCCCATCGCCCGTCATGTCGCCCGGAGGCCGGAGAGGACGAGCATACGGCAACCTCGAAGACAGCCGCCCGCGCGATCTGTCGcccgaaacaacgctccgTGCCTTCACCGAGACGCCCATGCCGTTCGATACCACACGCGACCAGTACAAGATCCTTGCCTGCATTGAGACCCTCACCGTCGCCGAGCGGGATCTGGGCGCGCGCGTCGCAAAGGCCGCCCAACGGCTGAAGACGTGGTGCGCCGAAATCGAGCAGTGGGGATGGTCGGGCACCTTTGAGCAGCCGAGCGAGGTTTCAagggagaagaggaggaagagcATTGAGCTGCACATCCGGGAACACGTCGCCGACCCGAACCCGGACAATGTCCTGCCACCCCTAGATTACTGGGGCTCGCTCCTGTCAGTCGAGGTGGAGCAACACGAGGCACGGTTGGACGACATTGAAGATGAGATGCTCAAGCTGGACGTCGAGGAACTGAAGGAGCATGTGCTGGACATGCACCCTACCGCCAGATCGAGACCAACCTCTGCCGGCTACGAAGCCACCCGTCAGCACTACAGGATCATGGACGACTTCTCTTTCCTCATCACACAAACTCTGCTATGTGCCTTGCCCCATCACGCCCTGCTCAAGGACCGCCTAAGCACCTGGACTGCCCGCGTCTCCATCCTCCGCGAAGCCCCCAAATACATAGCCGAACTCGACACCGCCCAAAGGGCTATGCAGTCAGGCTGGGACGCCATCGAGCCGCCATCAGATACCTCTGACGAAGCGTTTGCCCAGTGGAAAGAGGCAGTGGATACCATCTCTGTTGTGCTGCACCAAAGAGTCAGTGATCTGGGCAGGCGTCTGGACAGGATGTTGGACACACTAGAGGGACGAGAGGACTGCTTGCCCGACACCTGGATCGACACCTTTGAGACTACCGAGGCTGACTACGGACGCTGGACACATGAGTCAAGGAGGAGAGTCATTGATTTCGACCTTCGAAGGCGGGCAGAGAGCTCCAACAGGCCAGACATGCTCAAGACTCGTATTGACTCTGCTGGTTCTACAGATAACGCTTCGTTACCGGAAACTGGCCCAGAAAGCTTAGATTTCCCCGACGCCGGACAAGACACACTCCCACTTATCAACGACACTAGCACCACTGAAGTTGAGCTACCACATGGCACAGGCTTATCAGCTGCTTCTGCCACTATTCTAAGCCATCACCCAGAACCCATCACGTATGTGGCCCCAGAGCAGATCAGTCGCGAATCTGAACTGCTATCCGAGGACGATTCCGAGTTCGACGAGGGCGATACCATTGTTCACCACGACCTCGACCAGAGCCCACAACGCACCGCTATCCAGTCAGCCTCCGAATCCTTCTTGTCGGATGAAACAGAAAACCCTTCGCCTATCCGACCCAAAACATTGTCACTTTCTGATAACCCAACCATCACTGCAGACGACTGTCACCATGGAGCTTCGATGGAGCCACCTCAAACACCACGCTCTTGGAGAGGCAGCCTTGGTTCATTATCAACAGATATCTCACCAGACTCCAGTCCTCGTAGTGCTGTTGAGGAGTCTCCGTCAGTTCGCAATGCTACTAACCGTACGATGAGGGCGCCCCGTCCAGAGCTCAATGCTGCCATGGCGAAACGTCGGCCCATGACGAGCAGCGCCATTCCCGATGATACCTCAAGTGCACCATGGCCCCCGTCGCGTTTTGCGCAAAAGGCTATCAGTAGCGCAGAAGAGCTTGAACGAAAAATCTCCGATATCCTCACTACGATCCCCGCCCACATCAGGCTCACTTCAGGCCCTGGTCCCGATGCTCCCGAGGTGAAATCAACGCGCAATTTCATGGCTAAAGGAAGACCAGGCTTTTTGCGTGCTGCTCGCTCAGTGAGCGGTCTCAAGTCTCCTGAGCTTACACTATCGCCTGCAAGGAACGAGTTCGAGACCATGAACGGTCCCTCCGGGCGAAGATCTGCTGCAGCTGCGAGGGGCGATAACGACATTAAGCTATATCACCTCACACAACCCGGAAAAGAGCTACCCATCAAGCTGTTCATCCGCCGCGTTGGGGAGAATGGCGAGCGCGTTATGGTGCGTGTGGGTGGTGGTTGGTCCGACTTGGGCGAGTATCTGCGTCAATATGCTGAGCACCATGGGCGCCGAACGGCAAGCGAAGGCAAATTCGAAGTTGTTGGCCTTGAAGTCAAGAACCCCGACGGTTCACCGAGCCGATCTGAAAGTGGCATGGGCAAGCGGGAAAGACGCATCAGCAGTGGTTATCCATTGAATAGTCCAGTCACCACGCCTGTCAAGTCGGCCGTGGGCCGCGGCATTCTGGGCGACGAAGCGCCCCCACCAATGCCGAATTTTGCCACATATTCACCTGGTGGGCCCGAAGATCCAAATCAACCTTCAACTGCCTCATCACACAACTCATGGCAGGGCAGAGAAGTCGGACTTGCGGGGCCAAAGGCAAAGAAGTTGGACCTCAGTGGCGAGAAGCTGGAGTGGATTGAAGGCATGATGAAGCAGGCTCGCACCGTGAGCAGCAACGTTATTCACACAACCCATCCGGCCTTTCTGCGCGACGAGCGCATAGACAGCAGGAGCGATAGTCGTCCGGCTAGCCGTCCTGGGAGCCGTACAGGCCCTGGAGTAGCCAAGAAGGCTGAGTTTGGAGACCTGGGCAAGGTCGGTGGAACGAAGAGAGTCTTCATGAAGGGTAGTAACCATTCTTTTGGCGACTGCTGA
- a CDS encoding HET domain containing protein, whose translation MWLICTSTLKLRLFITNIPDYVMLSHTWGDGEVTFDDIDKPHAKGMAGYSKIVECCAKALSTGFEWAWIYTCCIDNRSSAELSEAINSMHKWYWDAAICYAYMSDCTPETLNAELFRLGIVARTEAMYEANASRRREFQASRWFKRGWTLQELLAPEVIKFYDADWIQIGTKSSLLEPIFTATEIEEQHISDRDTIQHASISTKFSWASSRTTTRVEDVAYCLLGLVNVNMPMLYGEGERAFYRLQLEVIKHSNDHTIFAWESSNEAWLPTSMFASSPTQFASASQLLRTPPQVQGQLEPYELTNHGLWMTLPCIPVGDNRIVTVLDCANTSSDHVGVWLRLMKVGRYERLPNLRVFISKAELIDASQKTIYIQADKQISLKRRNKGPD comes from the exons ATGTGGCTCATCTGCACTTCGACTCTCAAACTTCGTCTATTTATTACCAATATACCCGATTATGTTATGTTATCTCACACTTGGGGTGACGGAGAAGTCACTTTTGATGACATCGACAAGCCCCACGCAAAAGGCATGGCTGGTTATTCCAAGATCGTGGAATGTTGTGCTAAAGCACTGAGTACTGGGTTTGAGTGGGCCTGGATCTACACGTGCTGTATCGACAACAGGAGTAGCGCTGAACTATCCGAGGCTATCAATTCCATGCACAAGTGGTACTGGGATGCTGCAATCTGTTATGCATACATGTCCGATTGTACGCCGGAAACGTTAAATGCTGAGCTGTTCAGGCTTGGAATTGTAGCGAGAACTGAAGCAATGTACGAAGCCAATGCATCTCGACGGCGGGAATTCCAAGCATCGCGATGGTTCAAACGAGGCTGGACATTACAGGAACTTCTCGCACCCGAGGTCATTAAGTTCTACGACGCGGATTGGATACAAATCGGAACCAAGTCGAGCCTTCTGGAGCCGATATTTACAGCAACCGAGATCGAAGAGCAACATATTAGCGATCGCGATACGATACAGCATGCTAGTATTTCAACAAAATTCAGCTGGGCATCTAGTAGGACAACGACGCGTGTGGAGGATGTGGCGTACTGCCTCCTCGGCCTCGTCAATGTGAACATGCCTATGCTTTACGGCGAGGGGGAAAGAGCTTTTTACAGGCTACAGCTCGAAGTTATCAAGCATAGTAATGATCACACGATATTTGCATGGGAGTCCAGTAACGAAGCATGGCTGCCCACAAGCATGTTTGCATCGTCCCCTACACAGTTTGCGAGTGCTTCTCAGCTGCTACGTACGCCACCTCAAGTTCAGGGCCAGCTTGAACCATACGAATTGACAAATCACGGGTTATGGATGACGTTACCGTGTATCCCCGTAGGCGATAATCGGATCGTGACTGTCCTGGACTGCGCAAACACCAGCAGTGACCATGTTGGAGTTTGGCTACGGCTTATGAAAGTTGGTCGGTACGAAAGACTGCCAAACCTGAGAGTCTTCATATCCAAGGCTGAGCTGATTGATGCCTCTCAAAAGACAATATACATCCAAGCAGACAAGCAGATATCCCTAAAGCGCAGGAATAAAGG ACCAGACTAA
- a CDS encoding UBN2 multi-domain protein has product MAVEKEEWKIPQLTAENHDTWFRRNKVKLKGKKVFYVCEKNLVQHCQIAIAGELTEAMEELEIAEADKHTKIRVNIEKRDKYLEDEATAIDLLFRSLTEDDQALIDEYDTAFQFWAYLQKKYTQTDATTANIYMTRIQTFTFNPGNTIVGSWEKLKEYRRKLVAADADTNGAYKDSALLLVLIRSLPKEFKTTIDTLNAQLNLTVEQKLKFLEEKEVRDQQDADEKALPAFRKTEKYVPPYKRRNHKSSPLSSDSESGTKFMVQCFLCDGAHGVRDCPRRERARKLLKEYDAKKSSKPPIKTLKQRNSHKKTGKAYGAEEVNSESDELSETSDSEPEEIETCRLSKDIVGKASPSTWAADTGASSHMSDQPSLFRRMIKIKRRLVRVGGGELYADWKGEAQVVCKDGSSTWLSEVLLVPNLGVNLLSGRRICAAGLKGRFNSHVLCFKLGKEIIIKATMDDGLYVVSHIADGYHETAFLGTEPHTPVKSELKVDEKERYLLYHRRFAHLGPTKIAKLHEVTTLQKKIQVPEKIEICEVCSLTKMKNSIPKQLREHKATKLALVQFDIAGPFPTSLRGNRWFLQIIDSYTRKNWVIPLKKKGDAQRELRIWKTFVEHQTGEKVKAAGTDNAPELLQQAEEWRVTQGVEIQPTTIASSHQNGPAERNIQTAEADMRAMLKDAGLPIEFWDEAVEADAYLRNRTNTGPMINGKQVSPEEAFTGTKPSIDHIRVWGSKCYSYINPKTIPADQRHDKLVDRGRIGVFMGYSETTNKQFKFYSPELGYTSRTSRLSVDEYTPGGKVELRLRNIPAGPQGTQNTMPDRKPRGRPRKDLELSPAERMEPTPTERMEPSPAEPMEPSPTEPMEPSPAEPIEPVSENPMEPSSAELTHEPVKRHRGRPRRLTTIPPTAPSDERVPNLVNEEGPEEPCTQSVREKEIPRYFTRQAKRKRSNEEIVEDERFSKIVKAMLAQVGLTEEQTRLSEKAFAATEIAGIQIPQTHEQAINDPKYGKQWKAAILEEIIALIENRTWEEVPKPKDANMVDSKWVFTVKTNLDGTVERFKARLVARGFTQAHGTDYNETFAPTVRMDTLRLFMATVAAENLECFHFDIKNAFTESHLKEEIFLKQPQGVEVKKGYVLRVLRSLYGLKQAARDWNLLIKKELLAWGFVQSLADPCMFIHKEKQLRILVYVDDIAAAAKDRAQIDWFYEKLSGRFNTKNLGEIHKILGVRVTRDRKRRTIYLDQEQYLHAVLDKFGMSSKQHRDKKIPSADYTSFRPATDNDTRIDITEYQQVIGSLMFAMVLTRPDIAFTLGKLSQYMSDPAEHHGHALKNLLRYLRSTVTLKLRYGPGDDMVDRKSVSGSTAMFYGGPISWSSKKQRSVATSSCESEYIALSTCCKQGQWIAQMFRDLGFPKYIGKDTNKVQMLGDNQGAIALTKNPHLHERSKHIDVCYHFIRDLAEQGKLDVAYVPTADMVADGMTKPLQRVAFERFKNQLGVVLGPDLP; this is encoded by the exons atggctgtagagaaggaagaatggaagattccccaacttacagctgaaaaccacgatacttggttccgccgaaacaaggtcaagcttaaggggaagaaagtcttctatgtctgcgagaaaaaCCTGGTACAGCACTGCCAAATAGCAATAGCCGGTGAACTaacggaggctatggaagagttggaaattgctgaagcagacaagcatactaagatccgcgtcaacattgaaaaaagagacaagtacctagaagatgaagccactgcaatcgatctcttgtttcggtcgcttactgaagatgaccaagcccttattgacgaatacgacactgccttccagttctgggcctacctacaaaagaagtacacccaaactgacgccacaaccgccaacatttacatgaccagaattcaaacgttcacattCAATCCTGGGAACACAattgttggatcatgggaaaagctaaaggaataccgacgcaaactcgtagcagcagacgctgacaccaacggagcttacaaggactctgcactactactcgttcttattagatcactcccgaaagaatttaagactacgattgacaccttaaacgcccaacttaaccttacggttgaacagaaacttaagtttctggaagagaaggaggttcgagaccagcaagacgccgacgaaaaagctctcccagcattccggaagacggagaagtatgttccgccttacaagcgccgaaatcacaagagctcaccactatcgtctgactccgaatctggtaCTAAGTTTATggtccaatgcttcctttgtgacggagcccatggcgtacgagactgtccaagacgtgagagagctcgaaagctccttaaggaatacgacgctaagaaatcatctaagcCGCCTATTAAGACACTCAAGCAAAGGAATTCTCACAAAAagactggcaaagcatatggagccgaagaagtcaattcagagtcagatgaattatccgagacctcagactctgaacccgaggaaattgagacatgccgtctctcaaaagacattgtcggtaaggcctctccatctacttgggctgccgacactggcgcctcctcccacatgtctgaccaaccctcattgtttagacgaatgatcaagatcaagcgaagactagttcgggttggagggggagaattatatgcagactggaaaggagaagctcaagtggtgtgtaaagacggatcgtcgacatggttgtcagaagtactgcttgtacctaaccttggagtcaatttgttatcagggagaagaatttgcgcagcaggcctgaagggtcgtttcaattcacacgtactatgcttcaaactaggaaaggagatcattattaaagcaactatggacgacggcctctacgtagtgtcacacattgccgatggataccacgagacagcattcctaggcacggaaccccatacaccagttaagagcgagcttaaggttgatgaaaaggagagatacctgctgtatcacagacgtttcgcacacctaggacctacaaagattgccaaactccacgaagttacaactctccagaagaagattcaagttccagagaagattgaaatctgcgaagtgtgttccctgacaaagatgaagaacagcatccctaagcagctaagagagcacaaggccacgaagctagccttagtacagtttgacattgctggaccctttccaacatctctacgaggaaacaggtggttcctccaaattattgatagctacacgcggaaaaactgggttatcccgctgaagaaaaagggagacgcacaacgggaactccgaatctggaagacctttgtagaacatcaaactggcgagaaagtcaaagctgctggaaccgacaatgcaccagaacttctacagcaagctgaggaatggagagttacacaaggcgtggaaattcagcctacaacaattgcttcctcacaccagaatggaccagccgagcgaaacatccaaactgctgaagctgatatgagagcaatgttgaaagacgctggtttaccaattgagttttgggatgaagctgtcgaagcagacgcatacctacgcaaccgtacaaacacaggacctatgatcaatggaaagcaagtcagtcctgaagaggcattcacaggaacgaaaccatccattgaccacatccgtgtatgggggagcaaatgctattcgtacatcaaccctaaaacgattccagcagaccaacgacatgacaagctcgtggaccgtggcagaattggagtatttatgggatattctgagacaacaaataagcagttcaagttctattcgccagagcttggatacacctcaaggacaagccgattgtcagtggacgaatacacccctggagggaaagttgaactacgactgcgaaacataccagctggaccacaaggaacgcagaatacgatgccagaccgaaaaccaagaggaagacctaggaaggatctAGAATTATCTCCtgccgaacgaatggaaccaactcctaccgaacgaatggaaccatctcctgcagaaccaatggaaccatctcctaccgaaccaatggaaccatctcctgcagaaccaatagaaccagtttccgagaacccaatggaaccatcttcggcagagctaactcatgaaccagtgaagcgtcacagaggaagaccaaggaggctaactactattcctcctactgcaccatctgatgagcgggttcctaatcttgtgaacgaagaggggcccgaagaaccgtgtacccagtctgtacgagaaaaggagattccacgatacttcactagacaagccaaacggaagaggtctaacgaagagattgttgaggacgagagatttagcaagatcgttaaagctatgctagcccaagttggccttacagaagagcaaacacgactatctgagaaggctttcgcagcaaccgagatcgcaggaatccagatcccccagacacacgagcaagctatcaacgacccaaagtatggaaagcaatggaaagcagcaatacttgaagagataatcgcgttaatagagaatcgaacctgggaggaagttccaaagccaaaagacgcgaacatggttgattcaaagtgggtttttacagtcaaaacgaatctcgacgggactgttgagaggtttaaggcacgccttgtggcaagaggttttacgcaagcacacggaacagactacaacgagacttttgccccgacagtccgcatggacaccttacgtctgtttatggccactgtcgcagcggaaaacctggaatgtttccactttgacattaagaatgcattcacagagtcgcacttgaaggaagagatctttcttaagcaaccccaaggagtagaagtcaaaaaaggatacgtccttagagttctccgcagcttatacggactcaaacaggctgctcgcgactggaacttgttgataaagaaagaacttctggcatggggattcgtacaaagcctcgcagacccgtgcatgtttatccacaaagaaaaacaactccgtatcctcgtctacgttgatgacattgctgctgctgcaaaagatcgagctcaaattgattggttctacgagaagctttctggaagattcaacaccaagaacctgggggagattcataagatccttggagtacgagttacgcgagacagaaagcgccgcacaatctacctcgatcaagaacagtacctacacgcagtacttgacaagtttggaatgtctagcaaacaacacagagacaagaagattccatctgcagattacacttcatttaggccagccactgacaacgacacccgaatcgacatcactgaataccagcaagtgatagggagccttatgtttgctatggttcttacacgtccagacattgcattcaccctcggaaagctaagccaatacatgagcgatccagcagaacaccatggccatgcgttgaagaacctgctacgatatctaaggtcgacagtgacattgaagctacgctacggaccagggga cgacatggtagaccgaaagagcgtttcagggagcactgcaatgttctacggaggtccaatatcatggtctagcaagaagcaacggtctgttgcaacgtcaagctgcgaatctgaatacatcgcactatcaacatgctgcaagcaaggccagtggattgctcaaatgtttagagatcttgggttcccaaagtacattggaaaagacaccaacaaggtccagatgctaggagacaaccagggtgccattgcacttacaaagaaccctcaccttcacgaaagatcaaagcacatcgacgtctgttatcattttatccgagacctagcagaacaaggcaaactcgatgtggcctacgttccaactgcagacatggtggctgatggaatgacaaagccattgcagcgagtcgcattcgagagattcaagaaccaattaggagttgtccttggaccggacctgccctga